In the bacterium genome, CCGCCGCCGGCCTCGCCGCGCGTCCCGCGGCGGCACAGCTCCTTCCCGACGCCGCCGCGGGGGGGGCGACCGGGGGCGCGGCCGCGCCGGTGCCCATCGTCACCGACATCGTCGTCACCGGCACGCGGATGGTCGAGGCGACGACGGTCCGCGCACGCATCGGCAGCCGCGAGGGCGCGCCCTACGACCCCGGGCAGGTCACCAAGGACATCCGCGCGATCTACGAGCTGGGCTCCTTCCAGGACGTCGCCGTCGACGCGGAGGGCTTCGAGGGCGGGCTGCGGCTGACCTACCGGCTCACCGAGCGGCCGCTGCTGCGGGACGTGGCCTACACGGGCAACAAGGAGATCGAGGGCAAGGACCTGACCGAGAAGGCCGCCTTCGCCCTCAACGTCCCCTACAATCCGGCGACCGTCACCGCGGCGGTGGAGCGCATCCGCTCCCTCTACCGGGAGAAGGGGTACTACCAGGTCCTCGTGCGCACCGACGCCGAGCCCTCCGGCGAGGGGCAGGTCCGGCTCAAGGTGATCATCGAGGAGGGCGCCAAGTACAAGCTCGTCGAGGTCGACGTGCGCGGCGCCCGGGCCGTGCCCGCGTCCGACGTGCGCGGCGCGCTCAAGACCTCGCCCTGGACCATCTTCTCCTGGCTCACCGAGTCGGGAAAGTTCTCGCCGGAGCTGCTCCAGGAGGACCGCCAGCGCATCGTGAGCTTCTACCAGGACCGCGGCTACATCGAGGTGCGCGTCGGCGAGCCGGAGATCGCCGTCGACGACAAGGAGCACACGGTGAAGGTGGTCTTCACCGTCTCCGAGGGGGCGCAGTACCGCCTCGGCCAGACCTCGCTCCAGGGCGACGACCTCGTGCCCCTGGACGAGATCCGCAGGCTCATCGTCCTCAAGGAGGGCGACGTCTTCCGCCGCTCGCTCTTCGCCCAGGGGATCGCGGCGGTGAACGGCCGCTACGCCGCCAGGGGCTATGCCTTCGTCCAGGTGGACTACACGACGAAGGTCGACCCGGAGACCCGCCGGATCGACGTCGCCTTCCTCGTCCAGCGCGGCCCCGAGGCCCGCATCGGGCGCATCACGATCTCCGGCAACGTCTCGACGCGCGACCGCGTCATCCGCCGCGAGCTGACCTTCGCCGAGGGGGACGTCTTCAACAGCGACGAGCTGCAGCGCAGCCGCCAGAAGCTCATGAACCTGGGCGCGCTGGGCCAGCCCTACTTCGAGCAGGTCGACCTGATGCCCCGCCCCCGCGGCGAGGACGTCATCGACGTCGACATCGAGGTCAAGGAGCGCCTCACCGGGCAGCTGCAGTTCGGCATCACCTACAGCCCCGAGGACAAGCTGATGGGGATGCTCTCGATCGCGGAGGTCAACCTCCTCGGGCGCGGCCAGTCCCTGCAGCTCAAGGTCCAGTACTCCAAGACCCGCGAGAACTACGCGATCAGGTTCTACGAGCCGTCGATCCACGACGGCCCCTGGGGCGCCGGCTTCGCGCTCTACGACGAGATCGCCGACTACGACGAGTACGACCAGAAGAAAGTCGGCGGCGAGCTGCGGCTCGGCCGCCGCCTCGGCGCCGACCTGCGCGGCGAGGTCGCCCTCAAGCACGAGCGGGTCAACGTGATGAACGTCGAGGCCGACGCCTCCGGCTACATCAAGGGCCAGGCGGGCGAGTCGACGACCAACAGCCTGAAGCTGACCCTGGCCCGCGACTCGCGCGACAACATCATGAGCCCGACGCGCGGCAGCCGCACGGCGCTCACGGGCGAGCTCGCCGGCGGGCCCTTCGGCGGCGACAACTACTTCACCAAGACATCCATCGAGCACAGCATCTACGTGCCGCTGCTCTGGCGCTTCGTCGGCATGGCGCACGGCGGGTACGCGCGGCTCGACGGCTTCAGCGGCCACGAGGCGCCGCTGAGCGAGAAGTACTTCCTCGGCGGTAGCTACTCGATGCGCGGCTTCGAGTTCCGCGAGGTCTCGCCGCGGGACGAGAACGGCGACCCGATCGGCGGCACCGAGCAGCTGCTCTTCAACTTCGAGCTGATCCTCGGGATCCTGCCCGCGCAGGGGCTCAACGCCGTCGTCTTCTACGACACCGGCAACGTCTGGGCGGACGTGGGCGACGTTTCCCTCGGCGATCTGCGCAAGGACTGGGGCTACGGCGTGCGCTGGATGTCGCCGCTGGGCCCGATGCGCTTCGAGTGGGGCTACATCATCGACCCCCGCGAGGGCGAGCACAGCCAGGGCTTCTCCTTCATCATCGGCGGCGCCTTCTAGACGACGCCGCGCGCTCGGCGCGATGGCGCCGGGGAGGCACGCGTGACGCTGGCACGGTTCGCAGGGCGCCGCTCCCTCGGGGCGCGCGCGCTGGTGCTCGGGCACCACGTGAACCTGCGCTCGGTCGACCCCGCCACGCGCCTCGCCGCCGCGCCGCTCGTGGTCACCGCCGGCGCCGGCGGCTGCGCCGTGCTCTTCCGCTACGGGGCGGCGGTCCTCGTCGGCCTCGAGCCGGCGGAGGCCGAGACCTTCCTCGCGGCGTTGCGGCCGCTCGTGCGCGAGCCCTACCCCTCCCCCGAGAGCGAGGAGCTGGAGCTGGCGCTCGAGCCGGCGGGCGAGGAGCGCCTCGCCGACGGCCGCCTGGCGCTCCAGGCCTTCGACGTGGCGCGCATCCAGGTCGTGGCCGACGCGCTCGCCAAGAGCGCCGTGCTCGAGCACTACGAGAAGGCGGTGGCCGCCGTCTTCGACGAGCTCGAGCCGCTGGCCGAGGCCCTGAGCCGGGGACGGCCGCGCGTGCGGGGCCGCGCGCTCGTGCGCCACGTCGGCCGCACCCTCGACATCCAGCAGCGCATGGTCGGGCGCGTCGAGGTCGAGGAGAAGCCCGAGGCGCTCTGGGAGCGCCCCGACCTCGAGCGGCTCTACCAGCGCCTGGCCGAGGAGTACGAGCTGCCCGAGCGCCACCGCGCGCTCGAGCGCAAGCTCGAGCTGATCGCCCGCACGGCGCAGACGCTGCTGACCCTGCAGTACAACCGGCGCAGCCTGCGCGTGGAGTGGTACATCGTGGCCCTCATCGTGCTGGAGATCCTGCTGACGCTGCGGGAGCGCTTCTTTTGATATACTACCGCGATTCTCGAACCGACGCGACGAACACGAAAGGAGCATCGTCCATGCGAATGAGAGCCGGGATCGCCGCGGGGGCCGCCCTCTGCGTCCTGCTCGCCGCCGGCGCCGCGGGCGCCCAGGAGGCGGTGAAGATCGCCTTCGTCGACATGCAGCGGGCGCTGAACGA is a window encoding:
- a CDS encoding RMD1 family protein; its protein translation is MTLARFAGRRSLGARALVLGHHVNLRSVDPATRLAAAPLVVTAGAGGCAVLFRYGAAVLVGLEPAEAETFLAALRPLVREPYPSPESEELELALEPAGEERLADGRLALQAFDVARIQVVADALAKSAVLEHYEKAVAAVFDELEPLAEALSRGRPRVRGRALVRHVGRTLDIQQRMVGRVEVEEKPEALWERPDLERLYQRLAEEYELPERHRALERKLELIARTAQTLLTLQYNRRSLRVEWYIVALIVLEILLTLRERFF
- the bamA gene encoding outer membrane protein assembly factor BamA translates to AAGLAARPAAAQLLPDAAAGGATGGAAAPVPIVTDIVVTGTRMVEATTVRARIGSREGAPYDPGQVTKDIRAIYELGSFQDVAVDAEGFEGGLRLTYRLTERPLLRDVAYTGNKEIEGKDLTEKAAFALNVPYNPATVTAAVERIRSLYREKGYYQVLVRTDAEPSGEGQVRLKVIIEEGAKYKLVEVDVRGARAVPASDVRGALKTSPWTIFSWLTESGKFSPELLQEDRQRIVSFYQDRGYIEVRVGEPEIAVDDKEHTVKVVFTVSEGAQYRLGQTSLQGDDLVPLDEIRRLIVLKEGDVFRRSLFAQGIAAVNGRYAARGYAFVQVDYTTKVDPETRRIDVAFLVQRGPEARIGRITISGNVSTRDRVIRRELTFAEGDVFNSDELQRSRQKLMNLGALGQPYFEQVDLMPRPRGEDVIDVDIEVKERLTGQLQFGITYSPEDKLMGMLSIAEVNLLGRGQSLQLKVQYSKTRENYAIRFYEPSIHDGPWGAGFALYDEIADYDEYDQKKVGGELRLGRRLGADLRGEVALKHERVNVMNVEADASGYIKGQAGESTTNSLKLTLARDSRDNIMSPTRGSRTALTGELAGGPFGGDNYFTKTSIEHSIYVPLLWRFVGMAHGGYARLDGFSGHEAPLSEKYFLGGSYSMRGFEFREVSPRDENGDPIGGTEQLLFNFELILGILPAQGLNAVVFYDTGNVWADVGDVSLGDLRKDWGYGVRWMSPLGPMRFEWGYIIDPREGEHSQGFSFIIGGAF